From Palaemon carinicauda isolate YSFRI2023 chromosome 29, ASM3689809v2, whole genome shotgun sequence, one genomic window encodes:
- the LOC137622473 gene encoding zinc finger BED domain-containing protein 5-like, with amino-acid sequence MSEDVKQQVIAELKEASLGKFAIQLDESTDVAACAQLLVFVRYVTGQDFKEEFLFCHTLNTTTRGEDIFNEVSLFFEKEGLSWNNVCACTTDGAPAMLGRRSGFRGRVNQVNPETKHLHCMLHRYALASKTLPPDLKLVLDDVVHMVRWLSRGNVVSRVESLKEKLTEFFKCDNKVKSLEFTKKLSDSQWLQKLAYLSDIFLRLNSFNLSLQGRFATVSDFMDKLRSLTMKLELWEGKVKDGNLSMLEHLGEALDKSQNTGKQDVMQLVQSHLASLRMELQSYFPELSELESKLIRNPFIVNMHLLPDNMQEEFLELVNDSVAKDAFETLSLTKF; translated from the exons ATGTCTGAGGATGTCAAACAACAAGTAATTGCTGAATTAAAGGAAGCCTCTTTAGGAAAATTTGCAATCCAGCTTGACGAGTCGACTGACGTGGCTGCTTGTGCACAACTCCTAGTGTTTGTGCGATACGTCACTGGTCAAGATTTCAAGGAAGAGTTTTTGTTCTGTCATACCTTGAATACGACTACTAGAGGTGAAGACATTTTCAATGAAGTCTCATTGTTTTTTGAGAAAGAAGGACTGTCTTGGAATAATGTATGTGCATGCACAACTGACGGAGCACCAGCAATGCTTGGTCGTCGATCAGGATTTCGAGGAAGAGTGAATCAGGTGAATCCTGAAACCAAGCATCTTCATTGCATGCTTCATAGATATGCCCTGGCATCCAAAACTCTCCCACCTGATTTAAAATTAGTCCTGGATGATGTTGTGCACATG GTTCGCTGGCTGTCGAGGGGGAATGTGGTATCAAGAGTAGAATCATTAAAGGAGAAgctcactgaattcttcaaatgtGACAACAAGGTAAAATCACTTGAGTTCACCAAGAAATTGTCAGACAGCCAGTGGCTTCAGAAGCTGGCCTACCTGAGTGACATATTCTTACGCCTGAACTCATTTAACTTATCCCTCCAAGGCCGTTTTGCCACAGTGAGTGATTTCATGGACAAACTTAGGTCACTGACCATGAAGCTGGAGCTTTGGGAAGGGAAGGTCAAAGATGGAAATCTTAGCATGTTGGAACACCTTGGTGAGGCACTTGATAAAAGTCAAAACACTGGAAAACAAGATGTGATGCAACTTGTGCAATCACATCTAGCTTCTCTGCGGATGGAGCTGCAGTCTTACTTCCCCGAATTGAGTGAATTGGAATCAAAATTGATTAGAAACCCTTTCATTGTGAATATGCACCTTCTCCCAGATAACATGCAAGAGGAGTTCTTAGAGTTGGTGAACGACTCTGTTGCAAAAGATGCATTTGAAACACTTTCCCTAACCAAGTTCTGA